The stretch of DNA TTATTGTTATAATAATCATGAAAAACATGGTTTTTTCATGATTTATTGACCATAATAGACTCTTTTTATAGAATTCTGTTATTTTACTTTTTTTTGTTTTATTAAAATCAACTTTTGGATTTGCTTTTAATATTTTAGAACACATTGATGGAGTGATAGTTAAAGAAACAAATAAAGAAACTAATATGGCAATGGAAATAGTGATAGCAAATTCTCGAAATAATCTTCCGACAATTCCACCCATGAGCAATATTGGTATAAAAACGGCTATTAAAGATATACTCATAGATAATACGGTAAAACTAACTTCTTTTGATCCTAGATGAGCAGCTTGTTTAGGTGCTACTCCATTTTCAACATGTCTCATTATATTTTCAAGAACAACTATGGCATCATCTACTACAAATCCGGTTGAAATTGTGAGAGCCATTAATGAAAAATTATCTAAACTAAAATTCAAGAAATACATTATGGTAAAAGTACCAAGTAAAGAAATAGGAACAACTACACTGGGAATAAAAGTAGAGCTTAAATTTTTTAAAAATAAAAAAACAACAATGATGACTAAAACAATTGCTAAAATAAGAGTTTTTTCGACATCGACAAGAGAGCTTCTAATTGTTGTTGTTCGATCCATTGCGACTGTTAAATCAATTCCTTGAGGTATTGAAGCTTCTAACTGAGGCATCATTTGTTTAACACCATCTACAGTTTCTATTACGTTAACACCCGGTTGTTTAAAAATAATTAATAAAACAGAAGGTTTTCCATCTGCTAAACCGGCATTTTTTAAATCTTCAACAGAATCTTTTACATCAGCAACATCACCTAATGTAACAGGTGTTTTATTATGGTAAGAAATAATAAGTGGTTTATATTGATAAGCATGAATTAATTGATCATTTGTTGCTATATTATAAGACCTTGTATTTTCTATTAGTTGTCCTTTTGGTTTATTTGCATTTTCATTTTGAAGAGTTGTTCTCACATCATCTATTGCAATACCATAATGATTTAAAGCAAGCGGATTTAATTCAACACGAACGCTTGGAAGAGAACTACCTCCTACAATAACTTGACCAACCCCATTTGATTGTGAAATTTTTTGTTGCAAAATAGTAGATGCCACATCGTACATTTGTCCTTTTGTATATAATTTAGATGTTAATGCAATTATCATAATAGGAGCATCTGCTGGATTTACTTTTCGGTAGGTTGGTTTACTCGGAAGATCTTTCGGTAAATCGGATAAAGAAGCATCAATAGCCGCTTGAACATCATTTGCTGCGGCATCAATACTTCGATTTAAATCAAACTGAATAACAACACTGGATTTACCTAAGGAGCTGCTTGAGGTCATTTCTGTTACTCCAGAAATGCGACCAATTTGTTTTTCAATGGGAGTGGCAACTGAAGTGGCCATAATTTCTGGACTTGCTCCAGGAAGTGAGGCTTGAACAAAAATCGTTGGAAATTCAATTTGTGGTAGTTGAGAAACAGGTAGGAAATAATAAGCAAGAATACCAGATAATATAATAAGAACTCCTACTAAAGAAGTAGCTTTAGGTCTTTCTATAAATGGAGAGGATAAATTACTCATTTATATCCTCAATTGTTTTTGAATTTTTTGAATTAGAATGAATTAATATTTTAAAGGAACGAGCTAATTTATCGAATAAAAGATATATAACTGGTGTTGTATATAGAGTTAAAAATTGGCTGACAATCAAACCTCCCATAATGGAAATGCCAAGGGGGCGTCTTAGTTCTGATCCCATACCGGAGCCAAAAGCGAGTGGAATTGCACTTAATAAAGATGCTAAAGTTGTCATTAATATGGGTCTAAATCTAAGTAAACAAGCTTGGAAAATTGCTTCTAGAGGAGTTTTTTTTTCATTTCTTTCCATTTCTAGAGCAAAGTCTATCATCATAATTGCATTTTTTTTCACAATGCCAATAAGAAGAATAATTCCAATTAAAGCAATAATATCAAAATCAGAATTCGTTATTTGTAGTGCAAATAACGCTCCCATACCTGCAGAAGGAAGGGTGGATAAAATTGTTAATGGATGAATATAGCTCTCATATAGAATTCCTAATACAATATAAACAACAACTATAGCAGCTAATATTAATAAACTTTCATTTGCTAAAGCATTTTGGAAACTTTTAGCAGCTCCTTCAAAAGTTGTCTGAATACTTTCAGGAAAATTTAAACTATTTTTTGTATTTTCAATTGCTGTTACTGCGTCTCCTAATGATTTTTTTGATGCTAAATTAAAAGATATTGTAGAAACAGGAAATTGTCCTTGCCTATAAATAACTAAAGGCTCTGAGCTTTGTTTTATATTAGCAAAAGAAGATAATGGGATGGCGCTTCCTGAGTTGGATTGAATAAATAAAGAATCTAAGACATTGCTAGGGGTAATTTTTAAATCAGGATTAACTTCTAAAATAACGTGATACTGATTTGTTTGACTAAACATTGTTGAAATTTGTCTTTGTCCAAAAGCACTATATAAAGTGGAATCGAAATTTGCTGTTGTAATTCCAAAGCGTGCAGCACTATTTCTGTCAATATTTATTCTACTTTGTAGACCAAAACTTTGCGTATCATTGGCAATATCTTTTAATTCAGGCGATTTTTTTAAATTTTCAACTAATAATGTTCCCCATTTTTCTATTTCTGAAGAATAAGGTGAATTTAAACTAAATTGATACTGAGTTCTGCTAATCCGATCATCAATATTTATATCTTGAACGGGTTGCATATATAGAGTAATTCCTTTTGTTTTAGAAACATTATTTTGAATTCGATCGATAATTTTTGAGGCATGTAAATTTCTTTCTTCTATTGGTTTTAATTTAATTAATATTCTTCCGCTATTTAATGTAAAATTAGTACCATCTACACCAATGAAAGAGGATAAATTTTCTACAGCGGGGTCTTTTAATATTTCAGACATCACTTCTTGTTGCTTTTTATACATTTCACTAAAAGAAATGGATTGAGGGGCTTCTGTAATTCCTTGTATTAATCCAGTATCTTGAATAGGAAAAAACCCTTTAGGTATGATTAAAAATAAAGTAATTGTTAAAAATAAAGTTAAAAAGGCAATAATTAATGTTGTTTTTTGATAGTTTAGTACAAATTTTAAACTCATAGAATAATAATGAATCATTTTGTCTAATATATCTTGAATAAAAACTTCAAACTTATTTTTTAATTTTATTTGTTTATGTTTTAATAAATATCTGCATAACATGGGAGTCAAAGTTAAAGAGACTATAGCTGAAATTAATATAGAAACAGATAATGTTACAGCAAATTCTCGAAATAATCTTCCTATTATATCACTCATAAAAAGCAATGGAATTAATACCGCAATTAGAGAAACAGTCAAAGATAAGATTGTAAAACCAATTTGAGCAGATCCTTTTAGTGCAGCTTGAAATGAAGATTCACCTTCTTCAATATATCTTGCTATGTTTTCAATCATAACAATAGCATCATCAACAACAAATCCTGTTGCAATTGTTAAAGCCATTATGGTTAAATTATTTAAGCTGTAGCCTAATTGATACATAACAGCAAAAGTTCCAATTAAGGATAAAGGAACTGCTATACTCGGAATGAATGTTGCTGGTAAATTATTCAAAAAAACAAATATAACAAAAACAACTAAAATAACAGCTAATATTAATTCAAATTGTGCATCTTTGACCGAATTACGAATCGTAATTGTTCGATCATTTAATATTTCTACATCTATATTATTTGGTAGTGTTGATTTTAATTTTGGTAATAAGCTTTTAATACTATCGACCACTTCAATAACATTTGATCCTGGTTGTTTTTGAATATTTAATATAATAGCTTGATTTAAATTCATCCAAGCAGCTTGTTTATTATTTTCAGCATCATTAATAACGTTAGCAACATCTTTTAATCGAATAGGAGCGCCATTTTTATATGAAATAATTAAATTTTCATAGGACTCTTTTGTTAATAATTGATCATTTGAATTTATCGTGTAAGCCAATCTTGTTCCATCAAAGTTACCTTTTGCCGTATTTACATTTGAATACATAATTGTTGTTCGAATATCATCTAAATTTAATCCATTTGATGCTAAATATTGTGGGTTAGCTTGAATTCGAATGGCAGGGCGCTGCCCTCCGTTTATGCTAACTAAACCGACTCCAGGTATTTCAGAAATTTTAGGAGCAAATCTTGTTTCAACAAGATCTTCAATTTTAGGTAAAGATAATACTTGTGAAGTTAAAGCTAAAGTTAATATTGGGGTGTCAGCTGGGTTTACTTTGTGATAAACAGGAGGATTTGGAATATCAGAAGGTAACAAATTTGAGCTTGAATTCATTGCGGCTTGAACTTGTTGCTCTGCTATGTCTAAACTCATCTTTAAATTAAATTGAAGTGTTATTAAAGAAGCTCCATTAGAACTTGCTGATGTCATTTGCTTTAAGCCGGGCATTTGACCAAATTGTTTTTCAAGTGGTGCTGTTATAGAAGATGCAATTACTTCAGGACTTGCTCCTGGATAAAATGTAGAAATTTGGATTGTTGGATACTCTACTTCAGGTAACGCGGAAACGGGAATAAATTTATATGCAAGTAACCCCACAAGAAAAATAGCAATCATAAATAGCGTTGTTGCAACAGGTCTTTTTATAAAAGGAGCAGAAATATTCATCATGGAACAGAGACCTCTATTCCATCAGCTAATTTATCTAAGCCATCGATTATGACAAATTCATCTAAATTTAAACCACTTTTAATAACAATATTATCCCCATCTGTCGGGCCTGTTGTTACTTTTCTAAGTTTTGCTTTTTTATTTTCATAAATAAATAAATAATCACCAATTTTTCCATGCTGAATAGCTGAAATAGGAACAATTTTTGCTTCTGGTAATGTTTCTATTAGGAGTTTTATATTTACAAATTGATTGGGAAATAAATTCTGTTTTTCATTTAAAAATTGAGCTTTTAATTTTATTGTTCCTGTATTTAAATCTATTTGGTTATCCGTTGAAACTAATTCACCTGAAGATATTTGTTCTGTTTGTTCTTTATTAAATGCTAAGGTAGGAATCTTAAATTGAATTTTTGTCTTTTCAAGAATTTGTGGCAAATAGTCTTCTGAAATAGAAAAAACAATATGAATAGGTTGTATTTTATTAATGATAACAATTCCATTTGGATCCGATATTTGAACATAATTTCCAGGATTCACTTGTCTTAATCCAACTTTTCCTGAAATAGGAGCTTTTATTTTACAATGATTTAAATTTACATTAACAGCGTCAAGTTGCCCTTTATCTGACTGAATAACTCCTTCATATTGTTTTACAAGCCAGCTTTGTGTATCTAATGTTTGTTTCGAAATGCCACCTGAAGGATATAAAATTTTATACCTTTTTAAATCTAATTTTGCATTTGTTAAAAAAGCTTGATCTTTAAATAATTGTCCTTGATATTGTGAATATTGTGCTTTTAATGGTTTTGAATCAATTTCTGCTAGAATATCTCCTTGTTTTACAAGTTGTCCTTCATTAAAAAATATTTTAAGCAATTCTCCATTAATTTCTGTTTTTACAGTAACACTTTCTATAGGAGTTACCGTTCCTAAAGCGTTTATATAAACGGGTACGTCTTTTTTTTGCACTTTAGATGTTTGAACAAGAATAGTGCTGAATTTATTTAAATTTTCATTTGTTTTTAAATTAGTATCTTCTTTTGATTTTTTATTTAAATTATCATTTGAATTTTTTTTATAATATTTATCATTATTATTAAAAATTATTTTTAATGGAGAAAAATTAAGGATAAAAAATATTGTCGTTATAGCCACAGTAATTGAAATAATTATAATAAATAAAATACGCCAATTACTTTTTATTTTGTTTAATATAATATGTATTTTTTCTTTATTCATAAATTTATCAACCATGAATAAATTGCACTGCAAAATTGCCCTATATTTTCTATGCTTTAATTATATTTATATTATTTATAGGTGTAAATAGGAAAAAATGGTAACTAGGCAGTTTCTTTAGGGACAAAATCATCATTAGGACTTTGTAATTCATCAATTCTTTCAATTATTTCATCGAGTATTTTTAAAAGATAACGTCTTCTAGCTGTTAAAATAAATAAACATCTTCGGCTATTTTTAGATTCAAGATCTAAAGATTTAGTTGAACGATGCATGTAATTTACTTTATCACCTTTGCTATTTAAATTTAAAAGTGTTCGTTTTCTTGATATGACACGATCAAATGCCAACCTTTCAACACTTGCAAGAATTGCATTTCTTCTCTCAATCAATTCATGCAAAGATTCTATTGTTGATTCAAGATCTTTTTTCCTTTTGTTGAGGTCATCTAATATTGGCATATGATACTCCACATCTTGATTCTATTTTTACCTTTAAAAAGTTATCGGAAGATTTGTATAAGTGCTTTATTTTTGCTTTTGAGTATTTTTGTTTCTAAAATTTATGCAAAAGAAATTAAAAATGATTGGGAATCAACTGTTACTTTTGGTATAGGTAATGTTGGTTATATGAACAATTTTCAGACAGGGATTCTTCAATCTAGTTTCTCACTTTTATTTAGACCTTTTGAAGAAAATAAAAACTTTGAAGCTAAATTTAAAATAATGACACAATCTCCATCAAAAGAAGATGATGGTTTTATTGAAGTCCCATTACGTGATTATGATTTCTCAAAAATAGCAGAACTTTGGTTACGTTATCAAATTTTTAATCAACTCGAACTTAAAGCTGGAAGATTTTCTGATACACCAGATGAAACAACACCATTATATTGGCCATACTATTCTTTATATTCAAAAATTGATTTTTATAAAGACCCTGAAATAAATCCTTTTATAATTGTCAGGCAAGATCTTTTGTCTGTATATTCCTATCAATCTAATAGATCTACAGCAACAAATATTGAAAGAACAAGAGTTGAGCTAGATTTAAATTCAAAAATGACATCTCAAAATTTGGAATTAAAATTAAATTTAAAATCAAACTATGATCAATTTTCGGATCCTGACTATGCTCTAAGTTCTTTAAGTATTGGGCGTGAGCAGTATATTGATAAGACAGTAACATATCACGATCAAAAGTATCGAATTGTTAATTTTTACAGTGATTTTAGTCTCGACTATGATAACTTGATTTTTTCAAAAATATTTTTAAAGTATTGGAAAAATTTAGATTCCGATGTTTTTAATGAAGGTAAAATATTTGGAATAGAAGAGAAGATTCATTTTAAAACAAATTCCTTAAGTTTTGCTTATATAAAATATTATGCAGAACAAAGTTCAGTTCCTCCTTCTTCATTATCTTCCTATTATTATCCAGGATTTCAAATTACTGCTTTAGATGTAAAATTTTCTCAAGATTTTTTGGAATCTTGGAATGCGCTACTTGAATACAGATATCAAACTTCAACACCTTATGGACAATCAAGTGATATTTCAATAAGTCCTGGAGCTGTTCCTGTTATTCCTAAATATAAAATTTCGTTATTGCTTGAATATCATTTTGATTCATCGGGAAGACAGGATAATTGACACGTCAATAAAAAAATTAGGCCTTATTGCACAATTTGTGCTTCTCACATAACCTGATAAATGAATGTAATTTTGTTTAATAAGGGGGCTGGCTTGAAAATAAATACATCACGCTTCGGAGAAGTTGAAGTCAATGAAAGTGATATGATTTCACTGCCTGAAGGACTTATTGGGTTTCCTGAACTTAATCAATTTATATTATTAGATCATGATAATGATTCTCCATTTAAGTGGCTCCAATCTGTTTCAGATCCTGCAATGGCATTTATCGTTATAAGTCCATTATCATTTAGACCAGATTATATGGTTGAGGTAACTGAAGAAGAAGTTTCTGCTTTAAAATTATCAAACCCCAATGAAGCCGTTATTTCAGTTATTGTTACTATTCCAATGGATCCTAAAAAAATGAGTGCTAATTTAAAAGCCCCATTGGTGTTTAATTTAAGTAACAGGTTAGGGAAACAAGTTGTTTTAAAAGATCCTCAGTATCAAACAAAACACTTCATTATGGAAGAAATGAAACGTTATTCTCAAAGAGACACACAAAACGATCTCAAAAAAGCTATTCAACAGCAAATTGCGAATAAAATGGATAACGAAACAGTAAATAAATAATTTATATACTATATCTCGTTAAATATTTTTCATAATCAGGCATTTTCCCTTTAACAATAGAAAAATAAGTTTTTTGAAGATGTTCTGTTATTTCTCCGCGTTTGCCAGAACCAATTGTTCTTCCATCAAGTTCACGTATTGGTGTTACTTCTGCTGCAGTGCCTGTAAAAAAAGCTTCATCAGCAATGTAAATCATGTCACGTGTTATTTGAATTTCTTTTACTTCCATTCCTTGATTTTGAGCTATATGAATAATGGTATCTCTAGTAATCCCCGCTAAAGCGGATGTTAAAGTTGGAGTATATATTTTTCCATCCTTAACTACAAAAATATTTTCTCCGCTTCCTTCTGCCACATACCCTTGGTGATCCAATAATAAAGCCTCTTGATGGCCATTATGAACTGCTTCTTGACGTGCCATAATGGAATTTAAATAATTCCCATTCGCTTTTGCTTTAGATAAAACACTATTAACATGGTTTCTTGTATAAGAAGAAGTTCCTACTTTTATTCCATGAATTAAATTTTCTTCTCCTAAATAAGATCCCCAGTCCCAAGCGGCAATCATCACCCTTACAGAAAGTTTATTCATTAAAAGACCTAATGCTTCACCACCATAATAGGCCATTGGTCTAATATAAGCGGATTTGAGTTTATTTCTTTTTAAAATTTCAATTTGAGCATCGTTTATTTCTTTTTTTGTATAAGGAATTTTCATTCCAATAATATGAGCGGATTGAAATAAACGATTTGTATGATCGTGCATTCTAAAAATAGAGGAATCTTTATCAGATTCATAAGCTCTTACGCCTTCAAAAACTCCAGCACCATAATGTAACGTATTTGTTAATGCGTGTACTTTTGCTTCTTGCCAAGGTACATATTTTCCATCCATCCAAATTTCACCAAAATCTCTATTTTCTAATGACATTGTATCAATTCCTTATATAAAACTTAATATTTTATCTGTTATTTCTGAAGTTGTAATTGCTTTTGATTTATTTAAGCATATATCTTGAGTCCGATAACCTGCTTTTAATGTAGAATGCACCGCTTGCTCTATTGAGTTTGCTTCCTCAATAAGATGAAAAGATTGTTTTAATAACATGGCAAAAGAAAGTATTTGCGCAATTGGATTTGCAATATTTTTACCTGCAATTTGAGGTGCTGAACCACCTGAGGGTTCGTATAAAGCAAATCCTTTCACATTAAAACTTGCTGAAGGCATTAAACCTAAACTTCCTGGGATGGCAGCTGCAGCATCAGATAATATGTCTCCAAATAAATTTGCCGTAACAAGAACATCAAACTGGGAGGGATTTATAAAAAACTGCATAGCGCAATTATCTACTAACATATGTTCTAAGGTAACATCTGGATATTCTTTTGAGATTTCAGTTAAAATGGTTCTCCAGAGTTTAGAAGTATCTAATACATTAGCCTTATCAACAGATGTTACTTTATTTTTTCTAAGTTTAGCTAATTTAAAACTTTGATGAGCCACAATTTCAATTTGTTTTTCATCATATTCCGAAATATCATGGGCTTTTCTGATATTATCTATGATATATGATTTATGTTCACCAAAATAAATATCACCAAGCAATTCTCTAACGATAACAATATCTATCCCATTTTCTCCTATGACACTGTCCTTTAAGGGGCAAATATCTTGAAGTTCTGGATATACTTTTGCTGGTCTTATATTTGAGCTAAATTGAAAGTTTTTTCTTAAAGCTAAAATAGAATTTTTTTCACAATCTTTCCATTTTACAGAATGGGATTCTAAAATGGGACCGCCAACAGATCCAAATAAAATGGCATCCGAATTTTTACAAACATGCAATGTAGTATCTGGAAAATGGCATCCATATTTTTCAAAGGCCGCTCCACCAATATAACCATGATTTAAAGTAAAATAATGGTCAAATTTATTTTCAATCTTTTTGATGATACGGATTGTTTGTTCCATCACTTCAGGGCCAATTCCATCGCCTGGTAAAATTGAAATCGTTTTTTTCATGACGAATCCTTAATGATTTAGAGAAGGAATAATCCCTTGTTCTATTTGTGCATTTTTAAAATTTACAATTTTATTTTTGAAGGTCATTAAATAATCAATTTCATCAAATCCATTCATAAAGCAAGATTTTTGAAAGGAATCTATTACAAATTCAAAATCCTCATTTAAAGAAGAATGAATAGAATTATTTTTTAGATCAATATTTAAAAAATATTCATTTTCAGAAGAATTTAATATTAATTTTTGTATAGTAAATTTATCTAATTGAATTAGAAGCAATTTATTTTTTAAACTATTTCCAGCAAAAATATCAGCAAAAGATGAGGCAATGACGACTTGTATTCCATATTCTTTTAAAGCCCATACGGCATGCTCTCGGGAAGATCCACAACCAAAATTTTCTTGTGTTATTAATATACTGGAATTTTGAAATTTTTTTTGATTAAAAACAAAATCATTTGAATTTTCTCTTAATCTTTTAAATAAATTTATTCCATATCCGTTTTTTGTTACGGAAGTTAAATATTGTGCTGGAATAATAAGATCGGTATCTACATTATTCATTTCTAGAGGTATACACTTTCCAAAAATAGTTTGATTTGTATTCATTTTCAATTTCCTATTTATAAATATTTTAAGGGAGATGTAATTTTACCTTCCAGAGCACTGGCAGCTACCGTTGCTGGTGATGCTAAATGGGTGTAACTACCCGTTCCTTGTCTGCCAACAAAATTTCTATTTGTAGAACTAATACATCTTTTGCCATTTGGTACTTTGTCATCATTCATGGCAAGACACATCGAGCATCCTGGCATTCTAAAGTCAGCACCAGCATTTATAAATATTTTATCTAACCCTTCTTCTTTTGCTTGCTTTAATACCGATTCTGAACCAGGAACAATATATAAAGTAACAGAAGGATGAATTTTACGGTTTTTAAGAATTTCAGCAGTAATACGAAGATCTTCAATCCGACCATTTGTACATGAACCAATAAAAGCCCAATCAATTTTAGTTCCTTCAATTTTTGTACCTGGAGAAATTTTCATATAATCTATAGCTTTTTGGTACATTAACTTTTCAGATTCAGAAATTTCACTATCTTTAGGAATAAATCCATTTATTTCTATAGCCTGGGAAGGATTTGTCCCCCAAGTTACCATTGGGTTTAAATGGTTTATGTCTATTGTTACTTGAGTATCATAATTACAGTTTGGATCACTTTGAAAAGAACTCCAGTAATTTGTTAATTTATCCCAATTTTTATGAGAGGGGGCAAAGGGGCGATTTTTTAAGTAACTATAAGTAGTTTCATCAGGGGAAATTAATCCACCTTTTGCTCCACATTCAATACTCATATTACAAATAGTCATACGTTCTTCCATTGACATTTTGCGTATGACATTTCCTGTATATTCAATTATGTGACCTGTCGCTCCCCCAATCCCAATTTCAGAAATTAATTTCATAATGAGATCTTTAGCAAAAACTCCATTTGGTCTTTCCCCTTTAAACTCAACTTTCATTACTTTCGGTTTATGAAGTAACAAACATCCAGTGGCAAAAACATGTGTGAGTTCTGAAGTACCAATGCCAAATGCCAATGCACCAAAGGCACCATGAGTTGCCGTATGAGAGTCTCCGCAAACAATTGTTAATCCAGGTTGTGTGATCCCAAGTTCAGGACCAACAACGTGAACAATACCTTGGTATCCGCTATCAAAGTCAAAAAAAGGAATATCGTGTTTTTTTGTATTTTTTCGAAGCAATTCTACTTGTTTTTTTGCAGCATGATCAAACGTTTCATTTCTATTTTCACTTGTTGAAATACTATGATCAATAGTAGCTATGAATTGTTTTGGATTTAAAATAGGAATATTTCTATCTTCTATTGTTTGAAAGGCTTGAGCTGATGTTACTTCATGTAAAAATCCAAAATCAATCGCAATTACCGAAATGCCGTTCGATGAATTATCTATAACATGATTTTCCCATATTTTTTCAACAATATTTTTTTTCATTTCAGTCCTTTTATTTTTGAATATAATTGTTTTGAATGTAACATTGATTTGTTGCATCTATT from Silvanigrella paludirubra encodes:
- a CDS encoding multidrug efflux RND transporter permease subunit, whose amino-acid sequence is MNISAPFIKRPVATTLFMIAIFLVGLLAYKFIPVSALPEVEYPTIQISTFYPGASPEVIASSITAPLEKQFGQMPGLKQMTSASSNGASLITLQFNLKMSLDIAEQQVQAAMNSSSNLLPSDIPNPPVYHKVNPADTPILTLALTSQVLSLPKIEDLVETRFAPKISEIPGVGLVSINGGQRPAIRIQANPQYLASNGLNLDDIRTTIMYSNVNTAKGNFDGTRLAYTINSNDQLLTKESYENLIISYKNGAPIRLKDVANVINDAENNKQAAWMNLNQAIILNIQKQPGSNVIEVVDSIKSLLPKLKSTLPNNIDVEILNDRTITIRNSVKDAQFELILAVILVVFVIFVFLNNLPATFIPSIAVPLSLIGTFAVMYQLGYSLNNLTIMALTIATGFVVDDAIVMIENIARYIEEGESSFQAALKGSAQIGFTILSLTVSLIAVLIPLLFMSDIIGRLFREFAVTLSVSILISAIVSLTLTPMLCRYLLKHKQIKLKNKFEVFIQDILDKMIHYYSMSLKFVLNYQKTTLIIAFLTLFLTITLFLIIPKGFFPIQDTGLIQGITEAPQSISFSEMYKKQQEVMSEILKDPAVENLSSFIGVDGTNFTLNSGRILIKLKPIEERNLHASKIIDRIQNNVSKTKGITLYMQPVQDINIDDRISRTQYQFSLNSPYSSEIEKWGTLLVENLKKSPELKDIANDTQSFGLQSRINIDRNSAARFGITTANFDSTLYSAFGQRQISTMFSQTNQYHVILEVNPDLKITPSNVLDSLFIQSNSGSAIPLSSFANIKQSSEPLVIYRQGQFPVSTISFNLASKKSLGDAVTAIENTKNSLNFPESIQTTFEGAAKSFQNALANESLLILAAIVVVYIVLGILYESYIHPLTILSTLPSAGMGALFALQITNSDFDIIALIGIILLIGIVKKNAIMMIDFALEMERNEKKTPLEAIFQACLLRFRPILMTTLASLLSAIPLAFGSGMGSELRRPLGISIMGGLIVSQFLTLYTTPVIYLLFDKLARSFKILIHSNSKNSKTIEDINE
- a CDS encoding efflux RND transporter periplasmic adaptor subunit; the encoded protein is MNKEKIHIILNKIKSNWRILFIIIISITVAITTIFFILNFSPLKIIFNNNDKYYKKNSNDNLNKKSKEDTNLKTNENLNKFSTILVQTSKVQKKDVPVYINALGTVTPIESVTVKTEINGELLKIFFNEGQLVKQGDILAEIDSKPLKAQYSQYQGQLFKDQAFLTNAKLDLKRYKILYPSGGISKQTLDTQSWLVKQYEGVIQSDKGQLDAVNVNLNHCKIKAPISGKVGLRQVNPGNYVQISDPNGIVIINKIQPIHIVFSISEDYLPQILEKTKIQFKIPTLAFNKEQTEQISSGELVSTDNQIDLNTGTIKLKAQFLNEKQNLFPNQFVNIKLLIETLPEAKIVPISAIQHGKIGDYLFIYENKKAKLRKVTTGPTDGDNIVIKSGLNLDEFVIIDGLDKLADGIEVSVP
- a CDS encoding efflux RND transporter permease subunit — its product is MSNLSSPFIERPKATSLVGVLIILSGILAYYFLPVSQLPQIEFPTIFVQASLPGASPEIMATSVATPIEKQIGRISGVTEMTSSSSLGKSSVVIQFDLNRSIDAAANDVQAAIDASLSDLPKDLPSKPTYRKVNPADAPIMIIALTSKLYTKGQMYDVASTILQQKISQSNGVGQVIVGGSSLPSVRVELNPLALNHYGIAIDDVRTTLQNENANKPKGQLIENTRSYNIATNDQLIHAYQYKPLIISYHNKTPVTLGDVADVKDSVEDLKNAGLADGKPSVLLIIFKQPGVNVIETVDGVKQMMPQLEASIPQGIDLTVAMDRTTTIRSSLVDVEKTLILAIVLVIIVVFLFLKNLSSTFIPSVVVPISLLGTFTIMYFLNFSLDNFSLMALTISTGFVVDDAIVVLENIMRHVENGVAPKQAAHLGSKEVSFTVLSMSISLIAVFIPILLMGGIVGRLFREFAITISIAILVSLFVSLTITPSMCSKILKANPKVDFNKTKKSKITEFYKKSLLWSINHEKTMFFMIIITIILNIFLYIKVPKGFFPQQDTGRIMGFIVADQNISFKNMEKKFTELVNIIKEDTAIDHVVGYVGGGTVNSGNVFISLKPLEERKISPDLIIGRLRKKLSQIAGVNVYLQSAQDLMIGGRQGGAQFQYSISASNLDELNKWGDKLIQRLSLLPGIADVNSDQKNHGLEAFININHDNATKLGVTPLAIDNTLYDSFGQRQVSIIYKSTNQYHVVMEVAPEFWMSPEFLKNTYIKSKKNVLVPLSEIANFSTKSSLLSVNHQSQFPATTLSFNLIPGTPLGDAVNLVEKTVNEMNLPSSFNASFQGAAKAFQSSLSNQPYLILAALITVYIVLGILYESLIHPITILSTLPSAGVGALLALIITKTDFSLIALIGIILLIGIVKKNAIMMIDFAIQAKRIENKTSKEAIYQAAILRFRPIMMTTMAAILGAVPLAFGTGVGSELRRPLGISIIGGLIISQLLTLYTTPIVYLYFEKIKFWVENKWLNLKGETYEQPKS
- the leuB gene encoding 3-isopropylmalate dehydrogenase; amino-acid sequence: MKKTISILPGDGIGPEVMEQTIRIIKKIENKFDHYFTLNHGYIGGAAFEKYGCHFPDTTLHVCKNSDAILFGSVGGPILESHSVKWKDCEKNSILALRKNFQFSSNIRPAKVYPELQDICPLKDSVIGENGIDIVIVRELLGDIYFGEHKSYIIDNIRKAHDISEYDEKQIEIVAHQSFKLAKLRKNKVTSVDKANVLDTSKLWRTILTEISKEYPDVTLEHMLVDNCAMQFFINPSQFDVLVTANLFGDILSDAAAAIPGSLGLMPSASFNVKGFALYEPSGGSAPQIAGKNIANPIAQILSFAMLLKQSFHLIEEANSIEQAVHSTLKAGYRTQDICLNKSKAITTSEITDKILSFI
- the fliW gene encoding flagellar assembly protein FliW, yielding MKINTSRFGEVEVNESDMISLPEGLIGFPELNQFILLDHDNDSPFKWLQSVSDPAMAFIVISPLSFRPDYMVEVTEEEVSALKLSNPNEAVISVIVTIPMDPKKMSANLKAPLVFNLSNRLGKQVVLKDPQYQTKHFIMEEMKRYSQRDTQNDLKKAIQQQIANKMDNETVNK
- a CDS encoding branched-chain amino acid transaminase, which translates into the protein MSLENRDFGEIWMDGKYVPWQEAKVHALTNTLHYGAGVFEGVRAYESDKDSSIFRMHDHTNRLFQSAHIIGMKIPYTKKEINDAQIEILKRNKLKSAYIRPMAYYGGEALGLLMNKLSVRVMIAAWDWGSYLGEENLIHGIKVGTSSYTRNHVNSVLSKAKANGNYLNSIMARQEAVHNGHQEALLLDHQGYVAEGSGENIFVVKDGKIYTPTLTSALAGITRDTIIHIAQNQGMEVKEIQITRDMIYIADEAFFTGTAAEVTPIRELDGRTIGSGKRGEITEHLQKTYFSIVKGKMPDYEKYLTRYSI